A single genomic interval of Flavihumibacter rivuli harbors:
- a CDS encoding metallophosphoesterase translates to MLSRRKFIQKTALTGGALLAGSPLLNELKAEEQPERLVILHTNDVHSRLEPFPMDGSRNQGLGGVAARAEVIRKVREEGKHVLLLDAGDIFQGTPYFNFYKGEPEMKAMAAMGYDACTMGNHDFDAGMENFANQLVKGGFPVLVSNYDFTGTPLEHKTLPYTIFKKGKLKIGVTGVGIELMGLVPDNLFGATKYLDPVQSANRVAHHLKTKEKCDMVICLSHLGYQYKENKVSDVVLAKESDNIDVIIGGHTHTFFDSPVVYKNISGDDVVVNQVGWGGIVLGRMEFAFQRNRKKNLEASHTVVIGEKSSE, encoded by the coding sequence ATGCTCAGTAGGAGAAAATTCATACAAAAAACGGCTTTAACCGGTGGGGCATTACTGGCTGGTAGCCCCTTGCTCAACGAATTGAAAGCAGAAGAACAGCCGGAGCGGCTCGTGATCCTTCATACGAATGATGTACATAGCAGGTTGGAACCCTTCCCTATGGATGGATCAAGGAACCAGGGGCTTGGCGGGGTTGCAGCCAGGGCTGAGGTGATCAGGAAGGTGAGGGAAGAAGGCAAGCATGTATTGTTGCTGGATGCCGGGGATATATTCCAGGGGACACCTTATTTCAATTTTTATAAGGGGGAGCCGGAAATGAAGGCCATGGCAGCAATGGGTTATGATGCCTGTACGATGGGTAACCATGACTTTGATGCTGGCATGGAGAATTTTGCCAACCAGCTGGTAAAAGGCGGTTTCCCCGTTTTGGTCAGCAACTATGACTTTACCGGTACGCCGCTTGAACACAAGACCCTGCCTTATACCATATTTAAGAAGGGGAAGCTGAAGATCGGTGTGACAGGAGTGGGAATTGAATTAATGGGACTGGTGCCCGATAACCTGTTTGGTGCCACTAAGTACCTCGATCCGGTCCAGTCGGCTAACAGGGTGGCGCATCACCTGAAGACAAAGGAAAAATGTGATATGGTCATCTGTTTGAGCCACCTGGGTTACCAGTATAAGGAAAATAAGGTGAGTGATGTGGTTTTAGCTAAGGAATCAGACAATATTGATGTCATAATAGGCGGTCATACACATACGTTTTTTGACTCACCTGTTGTGTATAAAAATATTTCGGGTGATGATGTTGTGGTCAATCAGGTGGGATGGGGTGGAATCGTTCTAGGCCGCATGGAATTTGCGTTTCAGCGAAATAGGAAGAAAAATTTGGAGGCTTCCCACACTGTTGT